The stretch of DNA CGTGTCCTTCTCCAGCGCCGTCCGAACCTCGCCCGAGGGCTCGTCACGGGACATGATCGACGGGAACAAGATTTACTTCAATTCTTCCAGGTACAACTCGTGAAGGGGGACAgcgggagggggacagaggagagatatGACGGGTTTCAGGGTGGTGCTGTGCTACTCATTTGACCGGATTGAAAGGAGATTCACACATTCGAGCGTCGTGGTATCCTTGTTTTACACTTTTGCTCAATGTGGAGTTGAAGTGTGAGGAAATCAAGACAGTATTTGTCAAGGCATCAGGCATCGTCAGCCAGACTCATGGCTATGTTGCTTTTCTGATTCAACAAAGCCACAACATTGCATCATCCAGAAAAACATGGTATGACTTCATATTAAGCATACTAGCATGTTCTCATTAGTTCTCATCAGGTCCCTCTGGTGGAGAGTAGAGCCGAGGTGACAGAAACTGAAATCAAAGGGTTGTTCCTCTTACAGTTTCAGAAGACACAATCTCATTTTAATAAACACGTTGTCTGTACTGTACCAATAGTAGGAGAAAATTAGGATTTCAGATTATTTCATTTGTGGAATTCTTTTCAAACATCGAGATCTGTAGTGTTCGCCTCATGTACATATTGTTGTTGCACAGTTGTTCATGATGTAAAGCTTGTGAATGGACCTTCTTTTTGCAAGAGCGTTCAAGGGCCATTCTTATTGTCATTGCATTTCTAATAAATATTTCACAGGGAAAATACTAGTGGTATTTTTCTGTAAGCAATGGTGTTTAAACGTGATTGTGAACCACTGTGCGACCAGTTTAGCCTCTAGAGGGCAATGTTATACAGAAGTAAGAAGACGACTGACATATCCCTATCTTGGTTACTGATGTCTAGAGTTCGAATTCAGTGTCCTAGCGCCTAGCGGTCATAGATAGCATTTGCTGTATTAAAACAgtcagtattaaaacaatattaGATTTGGAATTAATCTTCTCATACATAGCATTTGGCAGTTCCTCACAAATATTACATGTACAGTTATAAATACCAAAGAGAAACAGACTTGCAGAGGCAAGCACATGACAAAGACAACATCACACAGACTGTTGTCAAAACAACATATTGCAATGAACACAATACACCATCTGGTCGCTGAAATGTATcagacagtcagagagggagacagggagagtagCAGAGAGGTAATTATATCCAGGGAAATCATTTAGATGAATGGCATTTCTACTCATTAAAGCTACTTCCATCATATTCAGCGTTTAATATCATATGGAATAAAAATTACGCATTACCAGAGCATGGAAGGTTATTATGGAAGGGCATGcaataaaaaactaaacagcATCCTCAACTCCTCGCCGTCAACAACTCAGTCTCTTGGGAGTTGTAGTCCATTTGTAGTCCAAATCTGAGAACAGTTTGTGGTTATTTATATAGCTCTAAGTAAAAGGTTGTTTCTCTGAGTTTCTGCATGTGGACTGATTCTCTATCCAGTCAGTTTTATTACAGAAGCGTCTGGGTCACCCAGTGTGACAGCCATATCTCTGATCCTATCCACATTACACTACAACCGACGTACATCAGAGTATTAGAAACACCATGTAACCTTTAAAAGAAATCAAATGGCCTGTGCAGAACGGTTCCATGGCTTAGAGGAGGAAATATCACAGAGGTGGTGCGGGAAAGTGTGACAGAGTTGCTGTTCCATTGTGTGTAAGATGTTCCAGTGGGGGAGACGGTCTGTGATGCTTGTGGAAATCGTAAGACCGGAGATGACATTTTCTTTCAGCCTGAAAGTTAGGTTGATATGTGTCCCATGTGAGCTGGCTGTCAGCATGTGTATGTGCTGTCCCCAATGGACAGATGTTCATGAATGGACACACGTTCatgcacacacgaacacacacgcatgcagagACTTAGCTTcaactcacaaacacaaacacccactctcctcctccaataAGTATTCTGGTCCAGTTTGACCTTGGGCGTTTCACCTGTGCGCTGCGGCTTGCATGCATCAAGAGCGGTGGAGGCGGAGGTATAAAACCGTCTCACGGCGAGGACAGTGCTAAAGTGTCTATTACTGCCATCTTATTTCCTGTTTATATGGCAACTGCCTCAACATCCTGTTTTTAATTACATCTCGCAGGCAGCAGATGCTTCTCACAGCCAACCTGCTGTGGATGACTCCCCTGAGAACTAATGTGCTGTGACAGACCCCACTTTTCCAATCAATAACTCGCCCTAAATCTGCCATCGCTCTGTCTGCCacccgcacgcacgcacgccaacacacacactcccccttcTAATGGCACATCATTTTCTTTAAGGGGGTGTAATTGGAGACTGCAAACATTTTCGCTTTTTGCTCCGTTTGTCTTTCTAGTGTTGCTGTAGCTTTGTGAGCTTTACAGTaactgtggtggggggggtgtgggggggggggtggctgaaCAGGATGttaggaggtggaggggggagggaggggggcttcaGCCTCTAGTCGGTCGCACCATGTCATCCGTTGCACTgaactaaaaaaaaaacagattcaCTTCCCATTCGCGTGGCTCGAACTCAGCCCCGAGTGAGAACGTCAGTGAGAAAGTCAATCGGCCGCCGTTCCTCTATACAGTAGCTTGCACGggtgggatgaagagagaggcctGTCCATCGGGATGGTGAGAATCTAGAAGAACATGGACTCTGCGGCCGTCCCAGAGGTAAGCATAAGATGTTAGGTCATGTTACTGGAAAAGAGACTTTTGAATATTTCAAGCAAGCAGTCTGACAAGTTACATTCGCACTGGGAGGTGTACATGTGGCTTAGTGTTACCTTGCCATGGTTAGGATAGGGAACGCAACTTGGTTTTCCTTCGTTTGCTTTCCTTTATCATGGTGCTGTTATTGTCGTGTAATATTCTTGAAAGAATCTGGCATGATTTAAACACGTCAGCTCAAAAACAGATACATTACATCTCTAAGGGAGGAAGGTGGTTCTGGGCGGCAGAGGCATTTACAAGAAATTGCAAAATCCAAGGGAATCGTTTTTGAAGTTACActtctttatttaaaaaaaaaacacttcctTATACTCATGTGAATTAAGGATGGGTATTGTGAAGTGTCTGAGATCATACCATAATGCAGCATGGAACTTGACGTAGCAGATGTTGTCGCCTCTTATTTCTGTGGTTGTGGACATCAAATACTGTACGATCTAAGCTGAAGCATAGAGCTACAGTCAGCCGCATCCACAGTCAGACTGAAACTCGTGTCTTCCTCTTCATCTCGTGTGGAGGCTGCAGCTGCACTGCtattaaaaaaacattcaaatcaTTGAGTAACCGGGTTGTGCAAACTGTAAACACGTTTATATCTTCTGCCCCAAGATATGCCATACAGTACTTTATCTACAAAGTGGTTCACTTCCATTTTTTGGACCTTTACATTCATCACACTTGGAGGTCGTAGATAATTGTTGTGTTTCACCGAGTTTTTTCCTCATGACTCTCTGTCCTCTGCAGTCAAACAGGATTTGGCCTAACGTCTCCAAGGCAGCTGTCAGCCTGGACCCATCTGATGAGCTGATGCCCGCTGAATATCGCATTGCCAGTCTCGTGTTTTACAGCGTCCTCCTGGCCATCGGCGTGGTCGTCAACCTCACGGCATTGTGGGTGTTCGCCCTCACCACCAAGCGCAGGAACTCCGTCACCGTCTACATGATCAACGTGGCCGTGGTGgacctcctcttcatcttcctcctgcCCTTCAGGATGGTCTACTACGCCATGGACCGCTGGCCCTTCGGCGACTTTTTCTGCCGCGTCACGGCCGCGCTCACCGTCTTCTACCCCTGCATCGCGCTGTGGCTGTTCGCCATGATCAGCGCCGACCGCTACGTGGCCATCGTCCAACCGAGACACAGCAAGGAGCTCAAGAACATCCCCAAGGCCTTGCTGGCGTGCGTGGGCGTCTGGCTCATGACGCTGGGGAGCACcgtgcccctcctcttccccgaCGACGACCCCGACGCCGCCGCCAACTTCACCACGTGCCTGAAGATGACCGACATCGTCCACCTACGCCGCGACAACCCCGTCCACTTTGCCCGTCTCGTCTTTTTCTTCCTGGTGCCCGTCGGCATCATGATCGGCTGCTACGTGGTCATCGTGGACAACCTGGTCCACGGGCGCACCTCCAAGCTCAAGCCCAAGGTGAAGGAGAAGTCCATCCGCATCATCATCACGCTCATCGTCCAGATGCTGGTGTGCTTCGTGCCCTACCACGTGTGCCTGGTGGTCCTGCTCCTccagagggctgggggaggggactTCAACGTTTGGGCGGCCTTCACCACCTTCCTGATGAACCTCAGCACGGTGCTGGACATCATCCTCTACTACATCGTCTCCAAGCAGTTCCAGGACCGCGTGATCAGCGTGATCCTCTACAGGAACTACCTGCGGAGCGTGCGCCGGAAGAGCCGGCACACGCATACGGGCAGCGTCAGGTCGCTTAGCAACCTGACCAGCGCCATGAtctgaggaggaagatgggggaGTTGAGGAACTGAGAGACTCCTGTGCCGGCGTATTGACAAGAGCCATGTCACACGGATTACTAGCGTGTTTTCTCATACAAACACTGTTTAATTCATTTTCGAGATTCCAATTCACACTGTGGAAGTGTTGTGTTCTGTTAGCGTAAACGTCTGCTTTCAAGACTGATTGGTTTACACCTGAGACTTGTGGAAtataaagtacacacacacacacacacacacacaaacacgcgtaCAAGCATGTcctcatacatgcacacacaaacacacacacccgtatgcaaacacacaagcatgcacacacacaccggcctcACTTTGTATTCAGTATTCTGTAGGCCTGTTGAGATAAAAATAAACTCTTGCTCACGTCTAACTACCGAATCTGTTTCGGATTGTCACATTGTAAGTTGTGTGTCCTCCAAGACcacaatatctctctctctgtcatctgtcTGTTTCATAACTTAAATCTAGTCCGCCTGCTCGGAGGTTCAGAGCTGTAGACAGGACACTGTGGTCTCTTTATCTTCTTTCACTGAGACATCATTGTAAAATGTGTCAACCTTGTCTTGTAGATGTTATCATTTCGATTTGATACAGAACGACAATAATCCTCAACATAAGGTCGTGACATATgtacatacatatataaaatgacttttgttgttttgttgccacagcagtttgtgtttttgtgtgctcAGTATGTACAGTGCAGTGAGGGAGCAGGGGCTGTTCAACCCTGCCAGAGGGAGGTGCTGTGCTACTGGAAATGAGACGGCGGAAAAATGGAGATGAGATGCAGTTATACAACCTGACCAGGAGGTGGCAGCACACCCTGGTGAACAGGACAGAGCCACCTGTCCAGGAGAATCAGCTCAACAGGAGTACAGGAGCGTTGATCCCACTGGATCATGCTAACGTGTTAAGtgttgagaaagagaagaaagataGGTAGGGTAAAAGTGACTTCCATCTGTATTTTATTAGATTGACATGT from Hypomesus transpacificus isolate Combined female chromosome 23, fHypTra1, whole genome shotgun sequence encodes:
- the gpr18 gene encoding N-arachidonyl glycine receptor, which encodes MDSAAVPESNRIWPNVSKAAVSLDPSDELMPAEYRIASLVFYSVLLAIGVVVNLTALWVFALTTKRRNSVTVYMINVAVVDLLFIFLLPFRMVYYAMDRWPFGDFFCRVTAALTVFYPCIALWLFAMISADRYVAIVQPRHSKELKNIPKALLACVGVWLMTLGSTVPLLFPDDDPDAAANFTTCLKMTDIVHLRRDNPVHFARLVFFFLVPVGIMIGCYVVIVDNLVHGRTSKLKPKVKEKSIRIIITLIVQMLVCFVPYHVCLVVLLLQRAGGGDFNVWAAFTTFLMNLSTVLDIILYYIVSKQFQDRVISVILYRNYLRSVRRKSRHTHTGSVRSLSNLTSAMI